In the genome of Amphiura filiformis chromosome 4, Afil_fr2py, whole genome shotgun sequence, one region contains:
- the LOC140149599 gene encoding uncharacterized protein has product MTATQAQSDDIARVILWCVPRTCSTAFLKCMTYVPDSQVWYEPYRHPYRVFDSYRKSLNNGMEEGSPMVNITDIPEHLLPKGLYYKEMHDLYMYVKEHFEPNPVIIDTDDLLADPGRVLKAYCQEVGIPYTDDLLQWKPGRECMDQLWMIAKGEILSNDIGGFHSATFMSTGFNKSTPLPDRSQLSEDVLVCSDQSMEYYNEMHENRLKV; this is encoded by the exons ATGACGGCTACACAAGCTCAATCTGATGACATTGCCAGAGTTATATTGTGGTGTGTTCCACGAACATGTTCCACGGCATTTTTGAAATGCATGACATACGTACCCGATTCGCAGGTTTGGTATGAACCATAT CGCCATCCTTATAGGGTCTTTGATTCGTATAGGAAATCGCTAAATAACGGGATGGAAGAAGGGAGTCCAATGGTGAACATAACCGATATCCCTGAGCATCTGCTTCCGAAGGGACTTTACTACAAAGAGATGCATGATCTTTATATGTATGTCAAAGAGCATTTTGAGCCAAACCCAGTGATCATTGACACTGATGACCTATTGGCTGACCCAGGTCGTGTTTTGAAAGCATATTGTCAAGAAGTAGGTATTCCATATACTGATGACTTACTGCAATGGAAACCAGGTAGGGAGTGTATGGATCAGCTTTGGATGATAGCAAAAGGAGAGATCTTATCCAATGACATCGGAGGATTTCATAGTGCGACCTTTATGAGCACTGGTTTTAACAAGTCAACCCCATTACCTGATCGGTCCCAGCTGTCTGAAGACGTGTTGGTTTGCTCAGACCAGTCAATGGAGTATTATAACGAGATGCATGAAAACCGATTAAAAGTTtga
- the LOC140149600 gene encoding uncharacterized protein — translation MEGDLTRVILWSIPRSSSTAFLKCLTYVPDTQVWFEPYLSNYYFYKFGNIRQSYVKVTNELWGANIRDMDEDFTQGIAGGYLAMDKSPFWMKQQLEGRPVGKKVIFSKDMAWGLEKQYQDRLPQGFQHTFLIRHPYQVFDSWKRMVNRGVHDKNKTVLLKDVPNIFLPDGYSYEEQYDLYLYVKQNINPNPVIIDNNDLLANPGRVLKAYCEAVGIPYSDDLLQWKPGRECLDEKWMVPKEHIFAHNLGGIHTETFKSTGFGNARPCPDRSELDDDVLHCSDACLKYYDEMYAKRLKL, via the exons ATGGAAGGTGACCTTACGCGTGTTATACTCTGGTCCATTCCTCGTTCTAGTTCAACAGCGTTTTTGAAATGTTTAACCTATGTACCTGATACCCAAGTTTGGTTTGAACCATACCTTTCGAATTATTACTTCTATAAATTCGGAAACATTCGACAAAGTTATGTCAAAGTTACTAACGAACTATGGGGAGCTAACATCAGAGATATGGATGAAGATTTCACACAAGGAATAGCAG GAGGTTATCTTGCTATGGACAAGTCTCCATTTTGGATGAAGCAGCAGCTTGAAGGCAGACCAGTTGGAAAGAAGGTCATATTCAGCAAAGACATGGCATGGGGATTAGAAAAGCAGTATCAAGATCGTCTTCCTCAAGGTTTTCAACACACATTTCTTATTCGGCATCCATACCAG GTATTCGACTCATGGAAAAGAATGGTTAACCGTGGAGTACACGATAAAAATAAGACAGTTTTACTAAAGGATGTACCAAATATCTTTCTCCCCGATGGATACAGTTATGAAGAACAGTATGATCTCTACCTATACGTAAAACAGAATATTAACCCTAATCCAGTGATCATAGACAATAATGATCTATTAGCTAATCCAGGTCGTGTACTAAAAGCATATTGTGAGGCAGTCGGTATACCTTATTCTGATGACTTGCTACAATGGAAACCAGGTAGGGAGTGCTTAGATGAGAAATGGATGGTTCCTAAGGAACACATTTTCGCGCACAATTTAGGTGGAATTCACACAGAAACATTTAAAAGCACTGGTTTTGGAAACGCGAGACCGTGCCCTGATCGTTCCGAATTGGATGACGACGTCTTACACTGTTCTGACGCATGTTTGAAATACTACGATGAAATGTACGCTAAAAGACTCAAATTGTAA